A part of Caldicellulosiruptor owensensis OL genomic DNA contains:
- a CDS encoding response regulator has product MKRIMIVDDSPMIHKLLKKEIEKLGHEVCYCATNGQEAVEKYFELKPDLIFMDVTMPVLEGDAAYNKICEKDKSCKVVFLTAIGDKELLNLSDTSNVVTIIKKPFKGEDIQNAINMAFGGQ; this is encoded by the coding sequence ATGAAAAGGATTATGATAGTAGACGATTCCCCAATGATTCACAAACTTTTAAAAAAAGAAATAGAAAAGCTGGGGCATGAGGTTTGTTACTGTGCAACAAACGGGCAGGAAGCTGTGGAGAAATATTTTGAACTCAAACCAGACCTTATTTTCATGGATGTTACAATGCCAGTATTAGAAGGTGATGCGGCATATAACAAGATATGCGAAAAAGATAAGTCATGCAAAGTTGTATTTTTGACTGCGATAGGGGATAAGGAGCTTTTGAATTTAAGTGATACATCAAATGTTGTGACCATAATTAAAAAGCCTTTCAAAGGCGAAGACATACAAAATGCTATAAATATGGCATTTGGAGGGCAGTAA
- a CDS encoding chemotaxis protein CheX, producing the protein MIDEVLKIADSVARNILSENFNIEVKGTEESIPELDEFWYSGIVGVLGTIGDLKGRVIIGIDFNLCAHLVRMIYNEDVVTNNDMLEVSYEMFNMIVGNTLVECKNTFSTALRPTPPSIFLGENMLVVSPKIQRKKIEYIFELGKMFIEVGFERGM; encoded by the coding sequence GTGATAGATGAGGTATTGAAGATTGCTGATAGTGTTGCAAGAAATATATTATCTGAAAATTTTAATATAGAAGTAAAGGGAACAGAGGAATCTATTCCCGAGTTAGATGAATTTTGGTATTCAGGCATTGTTGGTGTTCTGGGTACAATAGGAGATTTAAAAGGAAGAGTTATAATTGGTATTGATTTTAATTTATGTGCGCATCTTGTAAGGATGATTTATAACGAGGATGTTGTGACGAATAATGATATGCTTGAGGTGTCGTATGAGATGTTTAACATGATTGTTGGAAATACGCTGGTAGAGTGTAAAAATACATTCAGTACCGCGTTGCGTCCAACTCCGCCTTCAATTTTTCTGGGCGAAAATATGCTTGTGGTATCACCAAAAATTCAGAGGAAAAAAATAGAATATATATTTGAGTTGGGAAAGATGTTTATAGAGGTTGGTTTTGAAAGGGGAATGTAA
- a CDS encoding GntR family transcriptional regulator — MINTNLYGQDDDKMNKSKYEVIKSFIIEGINSGKFKEGEKIYSENMLARKFKVSRHTVRRAIMELEFEGLLVSQKGKGTFVSKKTADNSKCIAVLTTFISDYIFPLIIRGIEKVIAHEGYGLLLFSTDNSYEFERYHLESIINNPNIDAVIIEPTKSALPSKNQELYKKLIQKDIPVIFINTILEDIAQNYIITKDQSAVYRLTCSLIKSGCKKLLGIFKGDDLQGIKRYSGFEKACREAGSEFDAVFFTSEEYNFIHKKAAEIISSEEFDAAVCYNDKIALPLCVKLKEMGFKIPQDVSVTGYDNSLLSTLTDIKLTTVDHPKEKLGEMAAKAAIAMIKKNRAGVKAEIECEIIFRNSTKGGF; from the coding sequence ATTATAAATACAAACTTGTACGGACAAGATGATGATAAAATGAACAAGTCTAAATATGAGGTTATAAAAAGTTTTATTATTGAGGGAATAAACTCTGGCAAGTTCAAAGAAGGCGAGAAAATTTACTCGGAGAATATGCTGGCGCGAAAATTTAAGGTTTCACGGCATACTGTAAGAAGAGCTATAATGGAACTTGAATTTGAAGGACTTTTAGTATCACAAAAGGGGAAAGGTACTTTTGTTTCAAAAAAAACTGCAGACAATTCTAAATGCATTGCAGTTCTGACAACATTTATATCAGACTACATTTTTCCACTGATTATAAGAGGAATTGAAAAGGTGATAGCACATGAAGGGTACGGACTTTTGCTGTTTTCGACAGACAACAGCTACGAATTTGAGAGGTATCACTTGGAGAGCATAATAAACAACCCAAACATAGACGCTGTCATAATAGAACCTACAAAAAGCGCCTTGCCTTCCAAAAATCAAGAGCTTTACAAAAAACTCATACAAAAAGACATTCCTGTGATTTTCATCAACACTATTTTAGAAGACATTGCTCAAAACTACATAATAACCAAAGACCAGTCAGCTGTTTACAGGCTTACATGTAGCCTCATAAAAAGCGGTTGCAAAAAGCTTCTTGGCATTTTCAAAGGCGACGATTTGCAGGGGATAAAAAGATACAGTGGTTTTGAAAAAGCGTGCAGGGAAGCAGGTTCAGAGTTTGATGCAGTTTTTTTCACAAGCGAGGAATATAATTTTATTCATAAAAAGGCTGCTGAAATCATCTCAAGCGAAGAATTTGATGCAGCTGTTTGTTATAATGACAAGATTGCTCTTCCTCTTTGTGTAAAGTTAAAGGAGATGGGTTTTAAGATTCCTCAAGATGTATCTGTTACTGGATACGACAACTCACTTCTTTCGACATTAACAGATATAAAACTCACAACAGTTGATCATCCAAAAGAAAAACTTGGTGAGATGGCAGCAAAAGCAGCAATTGCAATGATAAAGAAGAATAGAGCAGGTGTCAAAGCAGAGATCGAATGTGAGATAATCTTCAGAAATTCAACAAAAGGAGGATTTTGA
- a CDS encoding chemotaxis protein CheX — protein sequence MNENIIEAVKNATITILQQFGISDIRLSFYQQKENNESDYPVNVTIGFLGKINGYVIIGLNEAIAEELVSIMTGGFLNTLDDPMARSTILELGNMLSAYIANNMSAELGGEKVDITPPTLVMGSGVYVMMTRYESVDIKFATEKGTIGINISFWRKD from the coding sequence GTGAATGAGAATATAATTGAAGCTGTAAAAAATGCAACAATTACAATTCTTCAACAGTTTGGTATAAGTGATATAAGGCTTTCTTTTTATCAGCAGAAGGAAAATAACGAAAGTGATTATCCTGTAAATGTTACTATAGGATTTCTGGGGAAGATAAATGGTTATGTGATAATTGGATTAAATGAAGCCATAGCAGAGGAACTTGTTAGCATAATGACAGGTGGGTTTTTAAATACTCTGGATGATCCTATGGCAAGAAGCACCATCTTAGAACTTGGTAATATGCTCTCTGCTTATATTGCAAACAATATGTCTGCTGAACTTGGAGGGGAAAAAGTAGACATAACTCCACCAACACTTGTCATGGGCAGTGGAGTATACGTCATGATGACAAGATACGAATCTGTTGATATAAAGTTTGCAACAGAAAAAGGAACAATTGGTATCAACATTAGTTTTTGGAGGAAAGATTAG
- a CDS encoding chemotaxis protein CheW, protein MSKIGTLDLNVIIFQIGKQNFAFSLDNIKEIIKVPSITPVPLAKSHVAGLINLRGEVIPVLNLREKYKLESYIKSEDARIIIIEKNGFKLGVLVDKVLNISSIEQAQMNECKITTLEEVKAVIKQKEGDKLITFIDSDKIVEESLALSVFQKINIESAISKMDENEQKVSKQERYILAQIDDQNYALNIANIQEIIRFSDYSAVPSESDDILGIINLRNEIIPIINIQKLLKANNKEIDDETKIVIANSSGIKFGFVVDRILSVISANEEEIKLLPTVANFENIFSGTIKSDDKMYIILNIEKLFEKVSNAIYEEIKNQKEEAVEMIKTGDEKQVVLFELNNQKFAIDIQKVKEINRIPSIIKVPNEKMYLRGIANLRGDVIAIIDLCSLLYGEETQLNDSSRVIIVELRGEKFGILAKKVLSVSKVSAENVVEVEQTFEDEYMQEKLSSLDIKYIKAVIKQNDDLIIQIDPDIILEE, encoded by the coding sequence ATGAGCAAGATAGGAACGCTTGATTTGAATGTTATAATCTTTCAAATAGGCAAGCAGAATTTTGCATTTAGTCTTGATAATATAAAAGAAATTATAAAAGTTCCATCTATCACTCCGGTTCCACTTGCCAAAAGTCATGTAGCAGGGCTTATAAATTTAAGAGGTGAGGTTATTCCTGTTTTAAATTTAAGAGAAAAGTATAAGTTAGAAAGTTATATCAAAAGTGAAGATGCAAGGATAATTATTATAGAAAAAAATGGATTTAAGCTTGGTGTTCTGGTTGACAAGGTTTTAAATATTAGCAGTATAGAGCAGGCACAGATGAATGAGTGCAAGATTACAACCCTTGAAGAAGTAAAAGCTGTTATAAAGCAGAAAGAAGGGGATAAGCTAATTACATTTATAGACAGTGATAAAATTGTTGAAGAGAGCCTTGCACTTTCTGTTTTTCAAAAGATTAATATAGAATCAGCCATTTCAAAGATGGACGAGAATGAACAAAAAGTATCTAAGCAAGAAAGATATATCTTAGCTCAAATTGATGATCAGAATTATGCACTCAATATTGCTAATATTCAAGAGATCATAAGATTTTCTGATTATTCAGCAGTTCCATCTGAAAGCGACGATATACTGGGTATTATAAATTTAAGAAATGAAATTATTCCCATAATAAATATTCAAAAACTTCTAAAAGCAAACAACAAGGAAATTGATGACGAAACAAAAATTGTAATTGCTAATAGCTCAGGAATCAAATTTGGATTTGTAGTAGACAGGATTTTATCAGTAATTTCTGCGAATGAAGAAGAAATAAAATTACTGCCAACTGTTGCAAACTTTGAAAATATTTTTTCTGGTACAATAAAGTCAGATGATAAAATGTATATTATATTGAATATCGAAAAGCTTTTTGAAAAGGTCAGTAATGCTATTTATGAAGAGATAAAAAATCAGAAAGAAGAGGCTGTGGAAATGATCAAGACTGGAGATGAAAAGCAGGTTGTGTTGTTTGAGTTAAACAATCAAAAGTTTGCAATAGACATTCAAAAAGTAAAAGAGATAAACCGAATACCCAGTATTATCAAAGTGCCAAATGAAAAAATGTATTTGAGAGGAATTGCAAATCTACGCGGAGATGTTATAGCTATAATTGACCTTTGTTCACTTTTGTATGGTGAAGAGACACAACTCAATGACTCTTCAAGGGTTATAATTGTGGAACTAAGGGGAGAAAAATTTGGAATTCTGGCAAAGAAAGTTTTGAGTGTATCAAAGGTATCTGCTGAAAATGTTGTTGAGGTTGAGCAGACTTTTGAAGATGAGTATATGCAGGAAAAACTCAGCAGCCTTGACATAAAGTATATAAAGGCTGTAATAAAACAAAACGATGATTTAATTATTCAAATTGATCCTGATATAATTTTAGAAGAATAA
- a CDS encoding CheR family methyltransferase has translation MKQDIDAASIDRIKKFVLDKTGILLNEQKINMVLQKLNRQINEGKLKDLNHFYYNLTTNEKVFQEFINFLTVNETYFFREFEQLKAFAEVILPEVVEFKRKRGENRIKIWVAGCATGDEAYTISIILNEFLEEDINVEIFASDIDTEALKIAETGIYELRNVRFVHHQYLNVYFDITKDGKFKVRDEIRRNVKFIYHNLVDFSKYFIFSKSDFIFCRNVLIYFGDEQRKKVIDRMYEILNCGGYLFLGHSESVGRLSDKFCVRRINDYFFYYKECDCGW, from the coding sequence ATGAAACAGGATATTGATGCTGCTTCAATTGACAGGATAAAGAAATTTGTGTTAGATAAAACTGGAATATTGCTTAACGAGCAAAAAATTAACATGGTATTACAGAAATTGAACAGGCAGATAAATGAGGGTAAACTAAAGGATTTAAATCATTTTTATTATAATCTCACAACGAACGAAAAGGTCTTTCAAGAATTTATAAATTTTTTAACAGTTAATGAGACATATTTTTTCAGAGAATTTGAACAGCTAAAAGCTTTTGCAGAGGTAATACTACCTGAAGTTGTAGAGTTTAAAAGAAAAAGAGGAGAGAATAGAATAAAAATCTGGGTTGCAGGGTGTGCTACAGGTGATGAAGCATATACCATTTCAATAATCCTAAATGAGTTTTTGGAAGAGGATATTAATGTTGAAATTTTTGCATCTGATATAGATACAGAAGCATTGAAAATAGCAGAAACAGGTATTTATGAGTTAAGAAATGTAAGATTTGTTCATCATCAATACTTAAATGTGTATTTTGATATTACAAAAGATGGAAAGTTCAAAGTTAGAGATGAAATTAGAAGGAATGTAAAATTCATATATCACAACTTAGTAGATTTTTCGAAATATTTTATTTTTTCAAAATCTGATTTTATATTTTGTCGGAATGTTCTTATTTATTTTGGCGATGAACAGAGAAAAAAGGTTATTGATAGGATGTATGAGATTTTAAACTGTGGAGGATATCTTTTTCTGGGGCATTCTGAGTCTGTTGGCAGGCTTTCTGATAAATTCTGTGTCAGAAGGATAAATGATTACTTTTTCTACTACAAAGAATGTGATTGTGGATGGTGA
- a CDS encoding ribulokinase, translated as MPKFSIGIDFGTQSGRAVLVNVETGEEVATSVKEYTHGVMDESLPDGTKLPHDWALQHPQDYIEVLATTVPDVLKKAGVSKDDVIGIGIDFTACTMLPIKKDGTPLCMIDKFKSNPHAYVKLWKHHAAQKYANRLNQIAQERGEKFLQRYGGKISSEWLFPKIMQILEEAPEIYEEADKFIEAADWVVMKMTGVEKRNSCTAGYKAIWSKREGYPSKEFFKALHPRLENVVDEKLSRDIYPIGQKAGELTEEMAKLMGLNPGTAVAIANVDAHVSVPAVGITDIGKMLMIIGTSTCHMLLWNEEKMVPGICGYVEDGILPGFYGYEAGQSCVGDHFEWFVENCVPPTYYDEAKQKGLNIYQLLKEKAKALKPGQSGLLALDWWNGNRSILVDADLTGMMLGMTLTTKPEEMYRALIEATAYGTKIIIDNFNEHGVEVRELYACGGIAEKDELLMQIYADVTGLEIKVSASPQTPALGSAMFGAVAAGKEKGGYDSIFEAAKKMAKLKDYSYKPNPQNHEIYNKLYKEYRTLHDYFGRGANDVMKRLKEIKDEVSKL; from the coding sequence ATGCCAAAGTTTAGTATTGGAATTGATTTTGGTACACAGTCAGGAAGAGCAGTGCTTGTTAATGTTGAGACAGGTGAAGAGGTTGCAACAAGTGTGAAAGAGTACACTCATGGAGTTATGGACGAAAGTCTTCCGGACGGCACAAAACTTCCTCACGACTGGGCACTTCAACATCCCCAGGATTATATAGAGGTTTTGGCAACAACTGTTCCAGATGTTTTGAAAAAAGCAGGAGTTTCAAAAGACGATGTGATTGGTATTGGGATTGACTTTACAGCCTGCACAATGCTTCCTATCAAAAAAGATGGAACACCGCTTTGTATGATAGACAAATTCAAGTCAAATCCTCATGCCTATGTAAAACTATGGAAACATCATGCTGCTCAAAAGTATGCAAACAGATTAAATCAAATAGCACAGGAGAGAGGAGAGAAGTTTTTACAAAGATACGGTGGAAAAATTTCATCTGAGTGGCTTTTTCCAAAAATCATGCAGATTTTAGAAGAAGCACCTGAAATTTACGAAGAGGCAGACAAGTTTATAGAGGCTGCTGACTGGGTTGTAATGAAGATGACAGGTGTTGAAAAGAGAAACTCATGTACAGCAGGATATAAAGCTATCTGGAGCAAGAGGGAAGGTTATCCTTCAAAAGAGTTTTTCAAAGCACTTCATCCAAGACTTGAAAATGTGGTTGATGAGAAGCTGTCACGCGACATATATCCTATTGGTCAGAAAGCAGGAGAGCTCACAGAGGAGATGGCAAAGCTAATGGGACTCAATCCTGGGACAGCTGTTGCAATTGCAAATGTGGATGCTCATGTTTCAGTTCCTGCTGTTGGGATTACTGATATTGGCAAGATGCTGATGATAATTGGAACATCTACATGCCACATGCTTTTGTGGAACGAGGAAAAGATGGTGCCTGGTATTTGCGGATATGTTGAAGATGGAATTTTGCCTGGTTTTTATGGGTATGAGGCAGGTCAAAGCTGTGTTGGAGACCATTTTGAGTGGTTTGTTGAAAACTGCGTGCCACCAACATACTATGATGAAGCAAAGCAAAAAGGACTAAATATCTATCAACTACTCAAAGAAAAAGCAAAGGCTTTAAAGCCTGGGCAGAGCGGTCTTTTGGCGCTTGACTGGTGGAACGGTAACAGGTCAATCTTAGTTGATGCAGACCTGACAGGTATGATGCTTGGCATGACACTTACAACAAAGCCAGAGGAGATGTATAGGGCACTGATTGAGGCAACAGCGTATGGTACAAAGATAATAATTGACAACTTCAATGAACATGGCGTTGAGGTAAGAGAGCTTTATGCGTGCGGTGGAATTGCTGAGAAAGACGAGCTTTTGATGCAGATTTATGCTGATGTGACAGGACTTGAGATAAAGGTATCAGCGTCACCTCAGACACCAGCACTCGGTTCTGCTATGTTTGGGGCTGTGGCTGCAGGAAAAGAAAAAGGTGGGTATGATAGTATATTTGAGGCTGCAAAAAAGATGGCAAAACTAAAAGACTATTCTTACAAACCAAATCCACAAAATCACGAAATTTATAATAAGCTTTACAAAGAATACAGAACATTACATGATTACTTTGGTAGAGGGGCAAATGATGTGATGAAAAGATTAAAAGAGATAAAAGATGAGGTTTCAAAACTATAA
- a CDS encoding chemotaxis protein CheA: MRVLVKEDELEILEDFLSESNEYLNNIEAEILALEERKEDEELVNSLFRKYHSIKGLSGFFEGMSEFTLLCQIVEDVLAKIRNKTIKVSSEIVDFLLKGNDVIKRIVLKLGEKRKAEKGAIEIEEEIDLELFEKEKNELIEREILKARDEKEEFVESNFEEESLEVEEQNQNDMSAAVGKKDTIEQVIASTTSALSSELNEVKISYDKIDEMLGLVGEIITTKSTFYYLVKELEKYDMDLSKKFRELFRSIQRTSEILQDNIMKIRMIPFEMVVKRFNRLVRETAKKTRKKVKFSCACGDVVIDKNIAEKLSEPLMHIIRNCIDHGIEEVSERKRLGKPEHGKVELVSYYKGQNIVIEISDDGRGIDVEKVIKKAIEKGIISEQQAKNLSADEAIKLIFEPGFSTKDVADEISGRGVGMDVVKNTVESLKGKVEVKTEAGKGSKLILEIPTTAALSQGIVVIYNSQKFIIPFEFVEETVKIDMKNVYGYVDRLLVDVRDEPIPLYPISYVLYQEDLCNEEIIRRFSKDNELSIVILNIRGVKIALCVEKLMQNEEFVLKPLPKALENNKLLLGTTIDYEGNVILVLNPEYFRL; encoded by the coding sequence ATGAGAGTTTTAGTGAAGGAAGATGAACTTGAGATACTGGAGGATTTTTTATCAGAGTCAAATGAGTATTTGAACAATATTGAAGCAGAGATTTTAGCACTTGAAGAGAGAAAAGAAGATGAAGAGCTTGTAAACAGTCTTTTCAGAAAATACCATTCAATAAAAGGATTATCAGGATTTTTTGAAGGAATGAGTGAGTTTACATTGCTGTGTCAGATTGTTGAAGATGTTCTGGCGAAGATAAGAAACAAAACAATAAAGGTCAGCAGTGAAATTGTGGATTTTTTATTAAAAGGCAATGATGTAATAAAAAGAATTGTTCTTAAACTCGGTGAAAAACGAAAGGCTGAAAAAGGTGCTATTGAGATAGAAGAAGAGATTGATTTAGAACTTTTTGAAAAAGAGAAAAATGAGCTTATAGAAAGAGAGATTTTAAAGGCTCGGGATGAGAAAGAAGAGTTTGTAGAGTCAAATTTTGAAGAAGAAAGTTTAGAGGTAGAAGAACAAAATCAAAATGATATGTCTGCTGCTGTTGGTAAAAAAGATACTATTGAACAGGTTATTGCCTCAACAACCTCAGCTCTGTCTTCTGAACTGAATGAGGTTAAAATAAGTTATGATAAAATTGATGAGATGCTTGGACTTGTTGGGGAAATTATAACTACTAAAAGCACATTCTATTATCTTGTAAAAGAACTTGAAAAGTATGATATGGACCTTTCTAAGAAATTTCGAGAACTTTTCCGTTCTATACAGAGGACCTCTGAAATTCTGCAGGATAACATAATGAAAATAAGAATGATACCTTTTGAGATGGTGGTAAAGAGGTTTAACAGGCTTGTAAGGGAGACTGCTAAAAAGACAAGAAAAAAAGTAAAATTTTCGTGCGCTTGCGGAGATGTTGTGATAGACAAAAATATAGCAGAAAAACTTAGCGAACCTCTCATGCACATTATAAGAAACTGCATAGACCATGGCATCGAAGAAGTTTCTGAAAGAAAGAGGTTGGGTAAACCAGAACACGGAAAAGTAGAACTTGTTTCTTACTACAAGGGACAGAATATTGTCATAGAGATTTCTGATGATGGAAGGGGAATTGATGTTGAAAAAGTTATCAAAAAGGCAATTGAAAAAGGTATTATATCAGAGCAGCAAGCAAAGAATTTGTCTGCTGATGAAGCTATAAAACTTATATTTGAACCCGGGTTTTCTACCAAGGATGTTGCAGATGAGATTTCTGGCAGAGGTGTCGGGATGGATGTTGTTAAAAATACTGTAGAGTCTTTAAAAGGGAAGGTTGAAGTAAAAACAGAGGCAGGTAAGGGAAGCAAGTTAATTCTTGAGATTCCAACAACTGCTGCTCTTTCTCAGGGTATTGTAGTTATATATAATTCCCAGAAGTTTATAATTCCATTTGAGTTTGTTGAAGAGACGGTAAAAATAGATATGAAGAATGTTTATGGATATGTTGACAGACTTCTTGTAGATGTTAGAGATGAGCCAATTCCTCTTTATCCTATTTCGTATGTGCTTTATCAGGAAGATTTGTGCAATGAAGAGATTATCAGAAGGTTTTCGAAAGATAATGAGCTGTCGATTGTAATTTTGAATATAAGAGGTGTAAAGATTGCTTTATGTGTTGAGAAACTTATGCAAAATGAGGAGTTTGTTTTAAAACCTCTTCCAAAGGCACTTGAAAATAACAAACTTCTTCTTGGAACAACTATAGACTATGAAGGAAATGTTATACTTGTCTTGAATCCTGAATATTTCAGGCTTTGA
- a CDS encoding protein-glutamate methylesterase/protein-glutamine glutaminase, with the protein MIKVLVVDDSAFMRKKLTEILESDPNIKVVATARDGEDAIRKAEEYMPDVITLDINMPRMDGLTALKILMQKKIAPVVMVSSLTQEGAEITLKALEMGAFDFVPKPGGTISLDIDRVKEDIIEKVKAAATSSRKFVTEKDTARKFTAKVSKKEQDLAKQNGQKSFKAIVIGISTGGPKTIMDVLPSLPADLNACVFLIQHMPPTFTAQYAKRLNENCQIEVVEASAGMKVEKSKCYVGKGGYHLTLYGNNVENLRIRLTQKPEHRFMPSVDVCMMSVLEKFGENTIGVLMTGMGDDGADAMVKIRQRGGITIAESEETAIVFGMPKEAILRGGADYVLPSYKIAEKLVELVEQE; encoded by the coding sequence ATGATAAAGGTACTTGTTGTTGATGATTCAGCTTTTATGCGCAAAAAACTCACAGAGATTTTGGAAAGTGACCCGAATATTAAAGTTGTTGCAACTGCAAGAGATGGAGAGGACGCCATCAGGAAAGCTGAGGAGTATATGCCTGATGTAATCACTCTTGACATTAACATGCCGAGGATGGATGGGCTTACTGCTTTGAAGATTTTGATGCAGAAAAAGATTGCGCCTGTTGTGATGGTGTCCTCTCTCACCCAGGAAGGTGCAGAAATTACTTTGAAAGCTCTTGAGATGGGAGCATTTGATTTTGTTCCCAAACCGGGTGGGACCATCTCTCTTGATATAGACAGGGTGAAAGAGGATATTATCGAAAAGGTCAAAGCTGCTGCAACATCTTCACGCAAGTTTGTTACGGAAAAAGATACCGCTCGAAAATTTACTGCCAAGGTAAGCAAAAAAGAGCAGGATTTAGCTAAGCAAAATGGCCAAAAATCTTTTAAAGCTATTGTTATAGGTATTTCTACAGGCGGACCGAAAACAATCATGGATGTTTTACCTTCTCTTCCTGCAGATTTGAATGCTTGTGTGTTTTTAATTCAACATATGCCGCCTACTTTTACTGCTCAGTATGCAAAAAGACTAAACGAGAACTGCCAGATTGAAGTGGTTGAAGCTTCTGCAGGAATGAAAGTAGAAAAGTCAAAATGTTATGTTGGCAAAGGTGGATATCATCTTACTTTATATGGAAACAATGTTGAGAATTTGAGGATAAGACTTACACAAAAACCTGAGCATAGATTTATGCCATCTGTTGATGTATGTATGATGTCTGTATTGGAAAAGTTTGGTGAGAATACGATTGGAGTTCTGATGACAGGTATGGGTGATGATGGAGCTGATGCAATGGTAAAAATCAGACAGAGAGGCGGCATTACAATTGCAGAATCAGAAGAGACTGCGATAGTTTTTGGGATGCCGAAGGAAGCAATTTTGCGTGGTGGAGCTGATTATGTACTTCCGTCTTATAAGATTGCAGAAAAACTTGTTGAACTTGTTGAGCAAGAATAA